A window of the Chondrinema litorale genome harbors these coding sequences:
- a CDS encoding 3-oxoacid CoA-transferase translates to MNKVPVITAKEAAALVKDGDILLGGGFGMTGNPVSLLHALAETGTKNLTFIGNNVGEPGIGGGRLLNNGQLTKMIGSFFTSNPDAVKAAQEGKVEYELLPQGTLAEAIRAGGAGIGGFFTPTSAGTKLAEERETKVIDGVEQVFIKSIKGNVAFIRAWKADTAGNLQYRMTEQNFNRAMATAAKIVVAEVQEIVQEGELDPNQIHTPGCFVNYLVERKLIAEDLGSSASGSAKKVDDKRLNMAKRAFKELQNGDIVNLGIGIPTLVADFIKPEDGIVLHTENGMLGVGPEPKDGGGAMDYPVNAGKIPVTALPGSSYFDSAESFAMIRGKHVDVAIMGGLEIDEAGNLANWAVPGKPLLGVGGAMDLASGAKRLIVTLSHTDRKGNSKIVPTCTLPLTANNCVDMCITELAVFRYINSKLTLIELMPGATLEEVRAKTEASFDEKLT, encoded by the coding sequence ATGAACAAAGTACCAGTTATAACAGCAAAAGAAGCTGCCGCATTGGTTAAAGATGGCGACATACTTTTAGGAGGAGGTTTCGGCATGACAGGCAACCCTGTTAGTTTGCTTCATGCACTTGCTGAAACAGGTACAAAGAACCTGACATTTATTGGGAACAATGTAGGCGAACCCGGAATCGGTGGAGGCAGGTTGCTAAACAATGGTCAGCTAACCAAAATGATAGGTAGCTTCTTTACCTCTAATCCTGATGCAGTTAAAGCTGCTCAAGAAGGTAAAGTGGAATACGAGTTACTACCACAAGGCACACTTGCTGAAGCTATTCGGGCAGGCGGTGCAGGTATTGGTGGTTTTTTTACACCAACATCTGCCGGAACTAAACTTGCAGAAGAAAGAGAGACCAAAGTAATTGATGGTGTGGAGCAAGTATTTATTAAAAGTATTAAAGGAAATGTAGCATTTATTAGAGCTTGGAAAGCCGATACTGCTGGCAACCTTCAATACAGAATGACCGAACAAAATTTTAACAGAGCCATGGCAACTGCTGCTAAAATTGTAGTGGCAGAAGTACAAGAAATTGTTCAAGAAGGTGAACTTGATCCAAATCAGATTCATACTCCGGGTTGCTTTGTAAATTATCTGGTTGAAAGAAAATTAATCGCAGAAGATTTAGGATCTTCGGCATCTGGCTCTGCCAAAAAAGTAGATGACAAACGCTTAAATATGGCGAAAAGAGCTTTTAAAGAATTACAAAACGGTGATATTGTAAATCTGGGAATTGGCATTCCTACTTTGGTAGCCGATTTTATTAAACCAGAAGATGGTATTGTTTTACATACCGAAAATGGCATGCTGGGTGTTGGCCCAGAACCTAAAGATGGAGGGGGAGCGATGGATTATCCAGTAAACGCAGGAAAAATTCCTGTTACAGCATTGCCCGGAAGTAGTTATTTCGACAGTGCAGAAAGTTTTGCTATGATAAGAGGGAAGCATGTTGATGTGGCAATAATGGGAGGTTTAGAAATTGATGAAGCAGGTAATTTGGCAAACTGGGCAGTACCAGGAAAACCTCTTTTGGGAGTTGGTGGAGCAATGGATTTAGCTTCTGGTGCTAAGCGGTTGATTGTTACACTTAGTCATACTGATAGAAAAGGAAATTCTAAAATTGTTCCGACATGTACACTACCACTTACAGCAAATAACTGTGTGGATATGTGCATTACTGAGCTGGCTGTTTTCAGATATATTAATAGCAAGCTTACCCTGATAGAATTAATGCCCGGAGCCACATTAGAAGAAGTAAGGGCAAAAACCGAAGCTTCCTTTGATGAAAAACTAACCTAA
- the pcaD gene encoding 3-oxoadipate enol-lactonase, whose protein sequence is MPISHFNDINCHYIFDNYGHADTLIFSNSLGTDHTMWEPQKQFLGKYFNILRYDTRGHGKSSTGDKKEYSVSDLGEDVIALLDHLKLDKVYFCGLSMGGQIGQWLAIYAAYRFKKIIIANTAAVIGTQDGWNQRIKLILSEGLNSITEGTATRWFTESFRENHPEKVEQILKIFVSNDPKGYAACCAMVRDAFFPKNLSEIDIPVLIISGKQDAVTTVTDGEFIQKHIPGSSHVSIDAAHLSNFECPEEFSKHVLNFIESD, encoded by the coding sequence ATGCCAATATCACATTTCAATGACATCAATTGTCATTACATATTTGATAATTACGGACATGCTGATACCCTGATATTTTCCAATTCCTTGGGTACAGATCATACCATGTGGGAGCCGCAAAAGCAGTTTCTTGGAAAGTATTTCAATATCTTAAGGTACGACACAAGAGGTCACGGAAAGAGTAGCACAGGAGACAAAAAAGAATATTCAGTTTCTGATCTAGGTGAAGATGTAATTGCTTTACTCGATCATCTAAAACTGGATAAAGTTTATTTCTGTGGCTTATCTATGGGAGGGCAAATAGGGCAGTGGTTAGCCATTTATGCTGCATATAGATTTAAAAAGATCATTATCGCCAATACGGCAGCAGTAATTGGAACACAAGATGGCTGGAACCAAAGAATAAAATTGATTTTAAGTGAAGGACTTAATTCAATCACTGAAGGTACAGCAACTAGATGGTTTACAGAATCTTTTAGAGAAAATCATCCAGAAAAAGTTGAGCAAATTTTAAAAATCTTTGTTTCGAACGATCCTAAAGGTTATGCTGCTTGCTGCGCCATGGTTCGCGATGCTTTCTTCCCAAAAAATCTATCTGAAATAGATATACCAGTCTTGATTATAAGTGGAAAGCAAGATGCTGTAACCACAGTTACAGATGGAGAATTTATACAAAAACACATTCCCGGTTCATCGCATGTGAGTATCGATGCTGCACACCTCAGCAATTTTGAATGTCCAGAAGAATTCTCGAAACATGTACTCAATTTTATTGAATCAGACTAA
- the catA gene encoding catechol 1,2-dioxygenase, protein MERSKIDEFLKVMESTEKGGNERVKQIVNRIVKDLFYAIDDFNVTPDEFWTAINYLTEAGQNQEWGLIAPGLGFEHFLDMRLDEEEEKLGIKGGTPRTIEGPLYVAGAPEEYGFARLDDGTELDEAEIVFMQGQVKDENGNPVANARVEVWHANLKGNYSYFDSSQSDFNLRRSIITDENGRYQFRSIMPSGYSVPPKGSTEILLDALGRHGHRPAHIHFFISAEGFRKLTTQINIEGDPYLWDDFAFASREGLVPAVTKITDEKLIAGKELDQPYSSIDFDFSIQREHQTGPKAIVERKRAELVESKRAAM, encoded by the coding sequence ATGGAAAGATCAAAAATCGATGAATTTCTAAAAGTAATGGAGAGTACTGAGAAGGGGGGTAATGAAAGAGTAAAACAAATTGTAAACAGAATTGTAAAAGACCTTTTCTATGCAATTGATGATTTTAATGTAACTCCAGATGAGTTTTGGACTGCCATTAATTATTTAACTGAAGCAGGTCAAAATCAAGAATGGGGTTTAATTGCACCCGGTTTAGGTTTTGAGCATTTTCTGGATATGAGATTGGATGAAGAAGAAGAAAAACTCGGGATTAAAGGTGGAACACCAAGAACAATTGAAGGGCCTTTGTACGTTGCAGGAGCTCCCGAGGAATATGGTTTTGCACGATTAGATGACGGTACTGAGTTGGATGAAGCAGAAATTGTTTTTATGCAAGGGCAGGTAAAAGATGAAAATGGAAATCCAGTAGCTAATGCCAGAGTAGAAGTGTGGCATGCTAACCTAAAAGGAAATTATTCTTATTTTGATTCTTCCCAATCTGATTTTAATCTGCGTAGAAGCATTATCACAGATGAAAACGGGAGATATCAGTTTAGAAGCATTATGCCAAGTGGTTACAGTGTTCCACCTAAGGGTTCAACAGAAATCTTGTTAGATGCATTAGGCAGACATGGTCACCGTCCAGCGCACATACATTTCTTTATCTCTGCTGAGGGTTTCAGAAAATTAACCACCCAGATTAACATAGAAGGAGACCCTTATCTGTGGGATGACTTTGCATTTGCAAGTAGAGAAGGTTTAGTGCCAGCAGTGACTAAAATTACCGATGAAAAACTGATTGCCGGAAAAGAATTAGATCAACCTTATTCTTCAATAGATTTTGATTTTTCAATCCAAAGAGAACACCAAACAGGCCCTAAAGCAATAGTAGAAAGAAAAAGAGCAGAACTCGTAGAGAGTAAAAGAGCTGCGATGTAG
- the catC gene encoding muconolactone Delta-isomerase, whose translation MLFHVEMTVNIPSDLDKEFVEDLKAREKALAKKLQEEGKWVHLWRIVGQYANISIFDVADNGELHDLLTSLPLFPYMDMKVMPLCKHYSSIK comes from the coding sequence ATGCTGTTTCATGTAGAAATGACCGTAAACATACCGTCCGATCTGGACAAAGAATTTGTAGAAGATCTCAAGGCAAGAGAGAAAGCACTTGCCAAAAAATTACAAGAAGAAGGCAAGTGGGTACACCTTTGGCGAATTGTTGGCCAATATGCAAACATCAGCATTTTCGATGTAGCAGACAATGGAGAACTACACGACCTGCTTACCTCGCTTCCACTATTTCCCTATATGGATATGAAAGTGATGCCTTTGTGTAAGCACTACTCATCAATAAAATAA
- a CDS encoding muconate/chloromuconate family cycloisomerase: MDNKQHPIIIGIQTTIVDLPTIRPHQLSMATMQIQSMVIIQLKCSDDIIGLGEATTIAGLSYGAESPEGMKLVIDQYITPLIKGQNASNIRLLMSHLEKHIKGNYFAKAGIETALLDAQGKRLGIPVSALLGGEIRKELPVLWTLASGNTARDIEEAQQLVYEKRHKAFKLKIGKNLPKVDIAHACAIKEAVGPDIMITVDVNQAWSEAEAKSNILKLQEVGIDLIEQPIHKDNWAGLARLTAFFHTPIMADEAVSIESDAFALAQQHAASVFALKVAKAGGLYGLLRVAAIAESAGIALYGGTMLEGTIGTAASAHVMRCLKSLQCGTELFGPLLLTDDIVVNPIQYKNAALHLPEGPGLGLELDFDKIEKYKRK, translated from the coding sequence ATGGACAATAAACAACACCCAATAATTATTGGGATACAAACTACTATTGTAGATCTCCCAACAATTCGACCACATCAATTGTCGATGGCAACCATGCAAATACAGTCTATGGTTATCATCCAATTGAAGTGTAGCGATGATATTATCGGGTTGGGAGAAGCCACAACAATTGCTGGTTTAAGTTACGGAGCAGAGTCGCCAGAAGGGATGAAGCTTGTAATAGACCAGTATATAACACCGCTCATAAAGGGGCAAAATGCAAGTAACATTCGCTTGCTAATGTCTCATCTCGAAAAGCACATTAAAGGAAACTATTTTGCCAAAGCAGGAATCGAAACTGCTTTGCTTGATGCCCAAGGTAAAAGACTTGGAATACCTGTAAGTGCTTTGTTAGGCGGAGAAATTAGAAAAGAACTACCAGTATTGTGGACACTCGCCAGTGGCAATACAGCCAGAGATATAGAAGAAGCCCAGCAACTAGTTTATGAAAAAAGACACAAAGCATTTAAGCTTAAAATCGGCAAGAATTTACCTAAAGTAGACATTGCCCATGCATGTGCTATAAAAGAAGCAGTAGGACCAGATATTATGATTACAGTAGATGTAAATCAAGCTTGGTCTGAGGCAGAAGCGAAGTCCAATATTTTAAAATTGCAGGAAGTAGGGATTGATCTTATCGAACAACCCATCCATAAAGATAATTGGGCTGGCTTAGCAAGACTCACCGCGTTTTTCCATACTCCGATTATGGCTGACGAAGCCGTTTCGATTGAATCTGATGCTTTTGCACTTGCTCAACAACATGCTGCCAGTGTTTTTGCGCTTAAAGTGGCAAAAGCCGGAGGATTGTATGGTTTGCTTAGAGTTGCTGCTATAGCAGAATCCGCAGGTATTGCTCTTTACGGAGGTACCATGCTCGAAGGCACAATCGGTACTGCTGCTTCGGCACATGTAATGCGTTGCTTAAAATCACTACAATGTGGGACAGAGTTATTTGGCCCCTTACTACTTACAGACGATATCGTGGTAAATCCGATTCAGTATAAAAATGCTGCTTTGCATTTGCCCGAAGGACCTGGTTTGGGCTTAGAGCTCGATTTTGACAAGATTGAAAAGTACAAACGAAAATGA
- a CDS encoding AraC family transcriptional regulator, which produces MREKFYYDGLFGEDSIDLVRDVIYVSAINQKYQFNKGFIKPHAHSNLFQIFLFETGSATFTVNDNSFEVKAKSFITVPKNVLHGLQMTPETTGWLITLSDIALERMLTLDTNIIFAIDEILICEINMENALIENLYVTMHKCIVEFNNQLPAREFALEYLVGMLLIRLYRIPRQDLKSVDIKDHVYNIYYRNFLHLVKENHHFNTSVQSYAESLKISTGHLNRICHEVSAKSPKQIIHDYFISESRRYLGDIKKTVAQISYELGFEDPNYFTRFFRQKTGLSPSAYRRSIGAH; this is translated from the coding sequence ATGCGGGAAAAGTTTTATTATGATGGTTTATTTGGAGAAGATTCAATCGATCTGGTTCGAGATGTAATTTATGTAAGTGCCATTAACCAGAAATACCAGTTTAATAAGGGATTTATAAAGCCTCATGCACACAGCAATCTATTTCAGATATTTTTGTTCGAAACTGGCTCAGCCACTTTTACTGTAAACGATAACTCTTTTGAAGTTAAAGCCAAGTCTTTTATTACTGTTCCTAAAAATGTGTTGCATGGTTTACAAATGACTCCTGAAACTACAGGCTGGCTTATTACGCTTTCAGATATTGCTTTGGAGCGCATGCTTACTTTAGATACCAATATTATTTTCGCGATAGATGAAATACTAATATGCGAAATAAATATGGAGAATGCATTAATTGAGAATTTATATGTTACCATGCATAAATGTATTGTCGAATTTAACAATCAACTTCCGGCAAGAGAGTTTGCCTTAGAATATTTAGTCGGCATGTTGTTAATCAGGCTCTATCGCATACCAAGGCAAGACTTAAAATCTGTAGATATTAAAGATCATGTATATAATATATACTACCGCAATTTTTTACATCTAGTAAAAGAAAATCATCACTTTAATACTTCGGTACAGAGCTATGCCGAAAGCTTAAAAATTTCTACTGGTCACTTAAATAGAATTTGCCACGAAGTTTCAGCAAAATCTCCAAAGCAAATTATACATGATTACTTTATTAGCGAATCGAGAAGATATTTGGGCGACATAAAAAAAACAGTGGCACAAATATCTTATGAATTAGGTTTTGAAGACCCTAATTACTTCACCCGCTTCTTTAGACAAAAAACTGGATTGTCTCCAAGTGCTTACCGAAGATCTATTGGTGCACATTAA
- a CDS encoding sugar phosphate isomerase/epimerase family protein, with the protein MKTKTQRNFLILLLFSALYFISFQGFSQSKFGGATLYTVRAEMDKAPEETLQEIANIGYKYIEATGYKDGKFYGMEPKEFKKFLKKLKLTPVSTHMGAATLDNADEFIADAKAAGFKYFVIPVPPMGHFKFDPETRTMYMSDDIEFVTNFLTTVGKKCKDAGMELLYHNHDFEFKEDKNGIVPIEHFLKNTDPEIVNFQMDLYWVTKAGADPVEYFEKFPGRFKMWHVKDMDEEGKFAPVGTGTIDFAKIREKKELSGMIYYIVEQDQTFELAPLEAIKISHGNLKKFGFK; encoded by the coding sequence ATGAAAACAAAAACGCAAAGAAACTTTTTAATACTCTTATTATTTTCTGCGCTTTATTTTATTTCTTTTCAAGGTTTTTCTCAGAGCAAATTTGGCGGTGCAACACTCTATACTGTTAGAGCAGAAATGGACAAAGCCCCTGAAGAAACTTTACAAGAAATTGCTAATATAGGCTATAAATATATTGAGGCTACAGGCTATAAAGACGGTAAGTTTTATGGTATGGAACCAAAGGAGTTTAAAAAATTTCTTAAAAAGCTCAAGCTAACACCAGTAAGTACACACATGGGAGCTGCTACTTTGGACAATGCAGATGAATTTATTGCTGATGCCAAAGCTGCTGGCTTTAAGTATTTTGTAATTCCAGTTCCTCCAATGGGACATTTCAAATTCGATCCTGAAACTCGTACAATGTACATGAGTGATGATATTGAGTTTGTAACAAACTTCTTAACTACTGTAGGTAAGAAATGTAAAGACGCTGGAATGGAGTTACTTTACCACAATCACGATTTTGAATTTAAAGAAGATAAGAATGGCATAGTTCCAATCGAACATTTTCTAAAAAATACTGATCCTGAGATAGTGAACTTCCAAATGGACTTATATTGGGTTACTAAAGCTGGTGCAGACCCTGTTGAGTACTTCGAGAAATTTCCGGGTCGTTTTAAAATGTGGCACGTAAAAGACATGGACGAAGAAGGTAAATTTGCTCCTGTTGGAACTGGCACCATCGATTTCGCTAAAATTAGAGAGAAAAAAGAGTTATCTGGAATGATCTACTACATTGTAGAGCAAGACCAAACTTTTGAATTAGCACCTCTAGAAGCTATTAAAATTAGCCACGGAAACTTAAAGAAATTCGGTTTTAAATAA
- a CDS encoding permease, which translates to MNNFLEKWGEAAYTSTGFFWMALWAFILGYIVSSAIQIFVTEKRMQKAMGDKSIKSIGLSSFFGFISSSCSFSALATTKSLFQKGASFIASIAFLLASTNLVIELGIIISIFLGWQFVVGEYLGGVLLIFFSWLLIYLIKPKKLIENARNRLEDTKDEMENDASIKEKIKSTENWIKVGKQFGMEWKMVWKDVTLGFTIAGIVAAFVPDSFFQTLFINTGENTDSFSFFTLLEHVIVGPIAAFITFIGSMGNIPLAALLLGKGVSFAGVLAFIFSDLVVFPVLRINAKYYGWKMSFFILFLLFTSLIVTSLALHYGFDLAGLLPEASGKSITESEHFKINYTFFLNIAFIVISGILIYLGFVIGKDVMHHKEMAPKSMTLEKVLTVLVFICFAWLVGGIIVKLFVL; encoded by the coding sequence ATGAATAACTTTCTTGAAAAATGGGGAGAAGCAGCTTATACTTCCACAGGTTTCTTCTGGATGGCGTTATGGGCATTTATACTCGGTTACATTGTAAGTTCTGCTATTCAAATTTTTGTTACCGAAAAACGAATGCAAAAAGCAATGGGCGACAAAAGCATTAAAAGTATTGGGTTAAGTTCTTTTTTTGGGTTTATAAGTAGCTCTTGTAGTTTTTCAGCTTTAGCTACTACAAAATCATTGTTTCAAAAGGGCGCTAGTTTTATTGCATCTATTGCTTTTTTATTAGCATCTACCAATCTGGTAATTGAGTTAGGGATTATTATTTCAATCTTTTTAGGTTGGCAATTTGTAGTTGGTGAATACCTTGGTGGTGTCTTACTCATATTTTTTAGTTGGTTGCTCATCTACTTAATAAAGCCTAAAAAACTCATAGAAAATGCCCGAAATAGACTTGAAGATACTAAAGATGAAATGGAAAACGATGCATCAATAAAAGAAAAAATTAAGTCGACCGAAAACTGGATAAAAGTAGGGAAACAATTTGGTATGGAATGGAAAATGGTTTGGAAAGATGTAACTCTAGGATTTACCATTGCAGGTATTGTGGCTGCTTTTGTTCCTGATTCTTTCTTTCAAACTCTCTTTATAAATACTGGAGAAAATACAGATTCATTCAGTTTTTTCACTTTACTAGAACATGTAATTGTTGGACCTATAGCCGCTTTTATCACCTTTATTGGTTCTATGGGAAATATACCTTTAGCAGCTTTGCTTTTGGGTAAAGGAGTTAGTTTTGCTGGTGTATTGGCATTTATCTTTAGCGATTTGGTGGTTTTTCCTGTGTTAAGAATTAATGCAAAATACTATGGATGGAAGATGTCGTTTTTTATACTTTTTCTACTATTCACTTCACTTATTGTTACCTCATTAGCTTTACACTACGGATTTGATTTAGCTGGTCTATTACCAGAAGCTTCTGGCAAAAGCATTACTGAAAGCGAACATTTTAAAATTAATTACACCTTCTTTTTGAACATTGCTTTTATTGTAATCTCTGGAATATTGATTTATCTGGGTTTTGTTATAGGTAAAGATGTGATGCATCATAAAGAAATGGCTCCAAAGAGTATGACATTAGAGAAAGTATTAACCGTTCTTGTGTTTATCTGTTTTGCATGGCTTGTTGGTGGTATAATTGTAAAATTATTTGTGCTATAA
- a CDS encoding metal-dependent hydrolase family protein, with product MYSKLSLNFTTLIFLCLFSHFLSAQDFTLIQNVNVWDGTSDKLKNGQSVLIEDNLVKEVGKNLSAPDGANIIDGKGKTLIPGMSDAHTHLATTSRGNDRRNSEHWMYIAAKSTKAAENFLMLGFTTVRDLGGPVFGLKRAIDEGIIPGPRIYPSGGFLSQTSGHGDFRNPSEPNPHFAGKGNLPMDQQGWFYLVDGRPEVLKAARENLKNGATQLKVMAGGGISSEFDPIHSVQFTPDELSAAVEAAADWDTYVAVHIYTSKGIIRALEAGVKCIDHGHLVDEEAMKLIKEKDAWLVPQSYWSLRPAPDSTVELTNRMKKSLQVRAGAINEMELAKKYNVNLGYGTDAFGPLGGEERALQEFTSRVRWYTPLEVLKQATSGNAKLLAMCGKLDPYTEGKLGVVEPGAYADLLIYEGNPLEDEQVIVNYKENLKLIMKDGKVYKNEL from the coding sequence ATGTATTCAAAATTATCCCTAAACTTTACTACTCTCATTTTTCTTTGTTTGTTTTCTCATTTTTTATCTGCCCAAGACTTTACATTAATACAAAATGTAAATGTATGGGATGGAACCAGTGATAAATTGAAAAATGGACAAAGTGTATTAATTGAAGATAACCTTGTAAAAGAGGTTGGAAAAAATCTTTCTGCACCAGATGGCGCCAACATTATAGATGGAAAAGGCAAAACACTTATTCCCGGTATGTCTGATGCACACACGCACTTGGCAACTACCTCAAGAGGAAACGACAGGCGTAACAGCGAGCATTGGATGTACATTGCAGCTAAATCTACTAAAGCAGCCGAAAATTTTTTAATGCTGGGTTTTACTACTGTACGCGATCTAGGTGGACCAGTTTTTGGCCTCAAAAGAGCTATTGACGAAGGCATTATTCCCGGACCAAGAATTTACCCTTCTGGCGGTTTTCTCTCGCAAACTTCTGGGCATGGTGACTTTAGAAATCCGAGTGAACCTAACCCACACTTTGCTGGCAAAGGTAATTTACCAATGGACCAGCAAGGTTGGTTTTATTTAGTTGATGGAAGACCAGAAGTGCTTAAGGCAGCTAGAGAAAACTTAAAAAATGGAGCCACACAACTAAAAGTGATGGCCGGTGGTGGAATCTCATCTGAGTTTGATCCTATCCATTCAGTGCAATTTACGCCAGATGAGTTAAGTGCTGCTGTTGAAGCTGCTGCTGACTGGGATACTTATGTAGCAGTACACATTTATACATCAAAAGGAATTATTCGTGCATTAGAAGCTGGTGTAAAATGTATAGATCATGGACATTTGGTAGACGAAGAAGCCATGAAATTGATTAAAGAAAAAGATGCTTGGTTAGTACCACAAAGTTATTGGAGTTTAAGACCAGCTCCAGATTCTACCGTAGAGCTCACCAACCGAATGAAGAAGTCACTACAGGTAAGAGCCGGTGCAATTAACGAAATGGAATTGGCTAAAAAGTACAATGTTAACCTTGGTTATGGCACAGATGCTTTCGGTCCACTTGGTGGTGAAGAAAGAGCACTTCAAGAATTTACATCTAGAGTAAGATGGTATACACCTTTAGAAGTGCTAAAGCAAGCAACTTCTGGCAATGCAAAATTGCTGGCAATGTGCGGCAAGTTAGATCCTTATACTGAAGGTAAATTGGGCGTAGTTGAGCCCGGTGCTTACGCAGACCTTTTAATTTATGAAGGAAACCCACTAGAAGATGAGCAGGTAATTGTAAACTACAAAGAAAACTTAAAGCTCATTATGAAAGATGGAAAGGTGTACAAAAATGAATTGTAA
- a CDS encoding dihydrofolate reductase family protein yields MDRKLILYIAMSLDGYIAKKDSNIDFLSMVEVPNEDYGYHAFQYQVDTVIWGRKTFDKVLSFGIDIPHKDKNVYVISKSQTGTKEHVVYHNNVVELIKKLKTKEGKDIYCDGGGEIVFELLKNSLIDRLIISVIPHLLGNGIPLFKDGRPEQNIKYKQSISYPSGLVQLWYDVERSEK; encoded by the coding sequence ATGGATAGAAAATTAATTCTTTACATCGCGATGAGTCTTGATGGTTATATTGCTAAAAAAGATAGCAATATAGACTTTCTTTCTATGGTAGAAGTGCCCAACGAAGATTATGGATATCATGCATTCCAATACCAAGTAGACACCGTAATTTGGGGCCGCAAAACTTTTGATAAAGTGCTATCTTTTGGTATTGATATACCTCATAAAGATAAAAATGTGTATGTAATTTCTAAATCACAAACAGGAACAAAAGAGCATGTAGTTTATCATAACAATGTGGTAGAGCTAATCAAAAAATTGAAAACCAAAGAAGGTAAAGATATCTATTGCGATGGAGGTGGAGAAATTGTTTTTGAATTGCTTAAAAATTCATTAATTGATAGGCTTATTATTTCAGTTATCCCTCATCTATTAGGTAATGGCATTCCCTTGTTTAAAGATGGTAGACCTGAGCAAAATATTAAGTACAAACAAAGTATATCCTATCCTTCTGGTCTTGTTCAGCTTTGGTATGATGTAGAAAGAAGCGAAAAATAG
- a CDS encoding alpha/beta fold hydrolase, which produces MQKINILQKKGSKPETIVFIHGNSSSNRIYDSLFGSDLIPYNLISFDLEGHGNSEKNGSYSIEGFKKNILDVLNTINGKFILVGHSFGGHLTLEIADEISELEGIVIFGTPPLKNPINLNEAFLPNPHGATLFTESPSQKEVEAFFEDTVTIKEVIPILQEDFDKSDPKIRSAIALGIATPNAFKDERTVFLGLTINKCIIHGENDSIINLDYIKQIQTDANNSFEIKIVKNSGHYPSLEQPDDFLTLIADFANSTFG; this is translated from the coding sequence TTGCAAAAGATAAACATACTACAAAAAAAAGGTAGTAAACCTGAGACAATAGTATTTATACATGGAAATTCAAGCTCAAATAGAATCTATGATTCACTATTTGGTTCAGACCTTATTCCCTATAATCTTATTAGCTTTGATCTTGAAGGTCATGGCAATTCAGAAAAAAATGGTAGTTATTCTATTGAAGGGTTTAAGAAGAATATTTTAGATGTATTAAATACAATTAATGGAAAATTTATTTTAGTTGGACATTCATTTGGCGGACATTTAACTTTAGAAATTGCAGACGAAATATCTGAGTTAGAAGGTATCGTGATATTTGGAACTCCTCCATTAAAAAATCCAATTAATTTAAATGAGGCATTTTTGCCAAATCCACATGGTGCTACCCTATTTACAGAATCACCTTCTCAAAAAGAAGTTGAGGCATTTTTTGAAGATACAGTAACAATTAAAGAAGTCATTCCTATTTTACAGGAAGATTTTGATAAATCAGACCCAAAAATTCGATCGGCTATAGCATTAGGTATTGCAACACCAAATGCATTTAAGGATGAAAGGACTGTTTTTCTCGGATTAACGATTAACAAATGTATTATTCATGGAGAAAATGATTCTATAATCAACCTAGATTATATTAAACAAATTCAGACAGATGCGAATAATTCCTTTGAAATCAAAATCGTTAAAAACAGTGGACATTATCCATCTTTAGAACAACCAGATGATTTTTTAACATTAATAGCAGATTTTGCTAATTCAACATTTGGATAA